From Streptomyces fungicidicus, one genomic window encodes:
- a CDS encoding TOBE domain-containing protein: protein MQSYTIGQAARLLGVSPDTARRWADAGRITTHRDEGGRRLVDGRDLAAFSVELARAGAVEEGTPYTSARNAFPGIVTAIKLGDVAAQVEIQAGPHRLVSLLTREAVEELGLEVGMEATARVKSTNVHIDRT, encoded by the coding sequence ATGCAGTCCTACACGATCGGCCAGGCAGCGAGGCTGCTCGGAGTGAGCCCGGACACCGCCCGCCGCTGGGCGGACGCGGGCCGCATCACCACCCACCGCGACGAAGGCGGACGGCGGCTCGTCGACGGGCGGGACCTGGCCGCGTTCTCCGTCGAGCTCGCCCGGGCCGGCGCCGTCGAGGAGGGCACCCCGTACACCTCGGCCCGCAACGCCTTTCCCGGCATCGTCACCGCGATCAAGCTCGGCGACGTGGCGGCCCAGGTCGAGATCCAGGCCGGCCCGCACCGCCTCGTCTCGCTGCTGACCCGTGAGGCCGTCGAGGAGCTGGGGCTGGAGGTCGGCATGGAGGCCACCGCCCGCGTGAAGTCGACAAACGTCCATATCGACCGCACCTGA